One window from the genome of Salvia miltiorrhiza cultivar Shanhuang (shh) chromosome 7, IMPLAD_Smil_shh, whole genome shotgun sequence encodes:
- the LOC130993647 gene encoding equilibrative nucleotide transporter 1 — protein sequence MGITTADAGGAAVDGDSESAALLLNPNKNKIPRDTFHLAYIIYFTLGAGYLLPWNTFITAVDYFSFLYPDASVDRVFAVVYMLVGLMSVLIIIAFAHRSNTVVRINAGYALFLVALVVVPLMDVWYVKGRVGVYGAYYVSVGVVGLCGVADGLVQGGVVGNAGELPERYMQAVVAGTAASGVLVSVLRVLTKAIYTQDANGLRKSANLYFIFSIVVMLLNIIFYNVAHRLPVIRYYNDLKKVAANEEKEQKGELTGKLWRSTLWEIVGTVKWYGYGIMIIYVVTLSIFPGSVTEDVHSDVLKDWYPIIIIAGYNIFDLVGKTLTPLYLMENAKAAIGSSFARLLFLPLFYGCLHGPDIFRTEIPVVILTCLLGLTNGYFTCVLFVLAPKTVKLQHAETAGIVMVLYLIVGLAIGSIVSWFWVL from the exons ATGGGTATAACCACCGCCGACGCCGGCGGCGCCGCAGTTGACGGGGATTCGGAATCCGCCGCCCTCCTCCTGAACCCCAACAAGAACAAGATCCCCAGGGACACATTCCACCTAGCCTACATCATATACTTTACGCTCGGCGCAGGTTATCTCCTGCCGTGGAACACATTCATCACCGCCGTCGATTACTTCAGCTTCCTCTACCCGGACGCATCCGTGGATCGCGTGTTCGCTGTGGTATACATGCTGGTGGGGCTGATGTCGGTACTGATCATCATCGCCTTCGCCCACAGATCGAACACCGTCGTGAGGATCAATGCGGGGTACGCGCTGTTCCTGGTGGCGCTAGTGGTGGTGCCGCTGATGGACGTGTGGTACGTGAAGGGGCGCGTCGGGGTGTATGGCGCCTACTACGTGTCGGTGGGGGTGGTGGGGCTGTGCGGAGTGGCCGATGGCCTTGTGCAGGGGGGTGTCGTCGGGAATGCCGGGGAGCTTCCGGAGAGATATATGCAGGCTGTggtggctggaactgctgcttcTG GTGTCCTTGTGTCAGTATTGAGAGTTTTAACAAAGGCTATATATACTCAAGATGCCAATGGACTGAGAAAAAGCGCTAACCTTTACTTCATCTTCAGCATTGTTGTGATGTTGTTAAACATTATATTCTATAATGTAGCACATAGGCTTCCAGTTATAAGATATTACAATGATCTTAAAAAGGTTGCTGCAAATGAGGAGAAGGAACAGAAAGGTGAACTTACTGGAAAGTTATGGAGGTCAACGTTATGGGAGATTGTTGGGACCGTGAAATGGTATGGATATGGGATCATGATCATATATGTTGTGACATTGAGTATTTTCCCAGGTTCTGTTACAGAAGATGTACATTCCGACGTTCTGAAGGACTGGTATCCAATTATTATAATTGCTGGTTACAACATCTTTGATCTGGTTGGTAAAACTCTAACTCCACTGTATCTGATGGAGAATGCAAAAGCTGCTATTGGCTCCAGTTTCGCGAGGCTGTTGTTTCTTCCTCTCTTCTATGGTTGCTTGCATGGTCCTGATATTTTCAGAACAGAGATTCCAGTGGTGATCCTGACCTGTCTTCTTGGTCTCACAAATGGTTACTTTACCTGTGTGTTGTTTGTTTTGGCGCCCAAAACTGTCAAATTGCAGCATGCTGAGACAGCAGGGATCGTGATGGTGCTGTACTTGATTGTTGGTCTGGCAATTGGTTCCATTGTATCCTGGTTTTGGGTCTTGTGA